The following are encoded in a window of Kitasatospora fiedleri genomic DNA:
- a CDS encoding RNA ligase family protein has product MTDFAPEFTAWPKTARLFRDVTITEKLDGTNAGIHISEDGQVVAQSRKRLLTPEADNYGFARWVADNAAELTYILGPGLHFGEWWGAGIQRRYGLTERRFSLFNVDRWFKADPGGTSMCARAEQSSLDDVVDAVPVMYRGPFSESVIVRAMTNLREEGSFAVSGFMNPEGICVYHSQSRDVYKVTLDNNDRGKWEAAA; this is encoded by the coding sequence GTGACCGACTTCGCACCCGAGTTCACCGCCTGGCCGAAGACGGCCCGGCTGTTCCGTGACGTCACGATCACGGAGAAGCTAGACGGCACCAACGCGGGCATCCACATCAGCGAGGATGGGCAGGTCGTTGCTCAGTCGCGCAAGCGTCTGCTGACGCCGGAGGCGGATAACTACGGTTTCGCCCGCTGGGTCGCCGACAACGCGGCGGAGTTGACCTACATCCTCGGGCCCGGCCTGCACTTCGGTGAGTGGTGGGGTGCGGGTATCCAGCGTCGGTACGGGCTGACAGAACGGCGGTTCTCGCTGTTCAACGTCGACCGGTGGTTCAAGGCTGACCCGGGGGGCACGTCGATGTGCGCCCGCGCGGAGCAGTCGTCGCTGGACGATGTGGTGGACGCCGTCCCCGTGATGTATCGGGGTCCGTTCAGTGAGTCCGTCATCGTGCGCGCGATGACCAATCTACGCGAGGAGGGTTCCTTCGCCGTCTCCGGCTTCATGAACCCCGAAGGTATCTGCGTCTATCACTCGCAGAGCCGTGACGTCTACAAGGTCACCCTCGACAACAACGACCGTGGGAAGTGGGAGGCAGCAGCGTGA
- a CDS encoding VWA domain-containing protein: MSLFTRPAPAPAIVSLIKAAGVSLEKHGLTGQKAAVYLVLDHSGSMSPYYASGDVQRLAEQALGLSANLDDDGTVPMVMFGSSAGPVVDLDLTDYAGVVERQHQRTPWGSTNYASAMRAVVAHYQQSGATTPALAIFQTDGEPDSRAAAEAVLREASALPIFWAFVGFGGRVSFLEQLDTLSGRVVDNASFFHAPNPRTVSDAALYDGITAEYAQWLPAARRAGVIR; this comes from the coding sequence ATGTCCCTGTTTACCCGTCCCGCCCCGGCGCCGGCCATCGTCAGCCTGATCAAGGCTGCCGGCGTGAGCCTGGAGAAGCATGGCCTGACGGGCCAGAAGGCGGCCGTCTATCTCGTTCTGGACCACTCCGGCAGCATGTCCCCGTACTACGCCTCCGGCGACGTCCAAAGGCTCGCGGAGCAGGCTCTCGGACTGTCCGCGAACCTGGACGACGACGGCACCGTGCCCATGGTCATGTTCGGCTCGTCGGCGGGGCCCGTGGTCGACCTCGACCTGACGGACTACGCCGGCGTGGTGGAGCGACAGCACCAGCGGACGCCGTGGGGGAGCACCAACTACGCGAGCGCGATGCGCGCTGTCGTCGCGCACTACCAGCAGTCTGGCGCGACCACGCCCGCGCTCGCGATCTTCCAGACCGACGGCGAGCCTGACTCCCGTGCGGCAGCGGAGGCCGTGCTCCGGGAAGCCAGCGCGCTCCCGATCTTCTGGGCCTTCGTCGGCTTCGGCGGACGCGTGTCCTTCCTGGAGCAGCTCGACACCCTGAGCGGCCGTGTGGTCGACAACGCCAGCTTCTTCCACGCCCCCAACCCGCGGACCGTCAGCGACGCGGCCCTGTACGACGGCATCACCGCGGAGTACGCGCAGTGGCTGCCGGCTGCGCGACGGGCGGGGGTGATCCGGTGA
- a CDS encoding recombination directionality factor, protein MAGLRIFDTDPDAKPRPRTSFADEVVGRFRSGRMTGTGRSARPESLNEWRVTTGDPAVAARVAEILGGEVANWDTESEDNLEILTTSPSVEVVIDGSAAIQSDMRLYGSVGGEPIHWCDGVEFLGPDEDRGKPCGCPELLADRKALAKTGRGPKPDIRVRFKLVDAPELGLFRARFGAWDLAKVLHEVLEALDEVGGPARCRLSIELVEFVAKSGPMKGKTVSYNKPVIKVLGAYSAPAVLDKAA, encoded by the coding sequence ATGGCAGGACTGCGAATCTTCGACACTGACCCGGACGCCAAGCCGCGACCGCGCACCAGCTTCGCGGACGAGGTGGTCGGCCGCTTCCGCTCCGGCCGCATGACCGGTACCGGGCGCAGCGCCCGGCCGGAGTCCCTCAATGAGTGGCGGGTGACGACCGGGGACCCGGCCGTTGCCGCTCGCGTCGCCGAGATCCTGGGCGGCGAGGTGGCGAACTGGGACACCGAGAGTGAAGACAACCTGGAGATCCTGACGACATCCCCGTCCGTCGAGGTCGTCATCGACGGCTCGGCCGCGATCCAGTCCGACATGCGCCTGTACGGCTCGGTCGGTGGTGAGCCGATCCACTGGTGCGATGGTGTCGAGTTCCTGGGCCCGGACGAGGACAGGGGCAAGCCGTGCGGCTGCCCGGAGCTGCTCGCGGACCGTAAGGCGCTCGCGAAGACCGGTCGCGGGCCGAAGCCGGACATTCGCGTCCGCTTCAAGCTGGTCGATGCCCCCGAGCTGGGCCTTTTCCGCGCGCGGTTCGGCGCGTGGGACCTGGCGAAGGTGCTGCACGAGGTGCTGGAGGCGCTGGACGAGGTCGGTGGTCCAGCGCGGTGCCGGCTGTCGATTGAACTGGTGGAGTTCGTCGCCAAGAGCGGCCCAATGAAGGGCAAGACCGTCAGCTACAACAAGCCGGTCATCAAGGTGCTGGGCGCGTATTCCGCCCCCGCGGTGCTCGACAAGGCCGCCTGA
- a CDS encoding phiSA1p31-related protein: MTEQTFKAGDKVTHAVFGDGEVKFGPFRGMFSADDGTGDHYTVAFTAGSMARRAGSVRGGSLTLRPEFEIGACVLFNEERSKVVAGPFTDKYAPSHPWYVLEDEDGNHETSAARFLTLAPADEPTELKIGGRARVLVDGPHLAGLHVGDVVEVTGVEAGSDNEPDSVDVYHNGTTWYVDASQLEALPDEPSGYCVISGVRYDLSAEYRDKDDDMWQFSPEQQADDGTPAGKMRGWSTFDSGCSLRYVLDTYGPLTRVTT, translated from the coding sequence ATGACGGAGCAGACGTTCAAGGCCGGCGACAAGGTGACGCACGCGGTGTTCGGCGACGGCGAGGTGAAGTTCGGACCGTTCCGCGGCATGTTCAGTGCCGACGACGGCACCGGCGACCACTACACCGTGGCGTTCACGGCTGGGTCGATGGCTCGGCGAGCCGGGAGCGTGCGTGGAGGCAGCCTGACCCTCCGCCCCGAGTTCGAGATCGGCGCGTGCGTCCTCTTCAACGAGGAGCGCAGCAAGGTCGTTGCCGGCCCGTTCACCGACAAGTACGCGCCGTCCCACCCGTGGTACGTCCTGGAGGATGAGGACGGTAACCACGAGACGTCCGCGGCGCGGTTCCTGACACTCGCCCCGGCCGATGAGCCCACTGAGCTGAAGATCGGCGGGCGCGCCCGGGTGCTGGTCGATGGCCCACACCTTGCTGGCCTGCACGTGGGGGACGTGGTGGAGGTGACCGGCGTCGAGGCCGGTTCCGACAACGAGCCCGACTCGGTCGACGTCTACCACAACGGCACCACGTGGTACGTAGACGCGAGTCAGTTGGAGGCGCTTCCCGACGAGCCGTCCGGCTACTGCGTTATCAGCGGCGTCCGTTACGACCTGTCCGCCGAGTACCGGGACAAGGACGACGACATGTGGCAGTTCAGCCCCGAGCAGCAGGCCGACGACGGTACTCCGGCTGGCAAGATGCGCGGCTGGTCGACCTTCGACTCTGGCTGCTCGCTGCGCTACGTGCTCGACACCTACGGCCCCCTGACGAGGGTCACCACCTGA
- a CDS encoding phage/plasmid primase, P4 family codes for MQLSDLLDRLTGVTEDHDGYLALCPAHADRRTPSLKLTLKEDGRLLIVCRAGCEKDRVLRKLHLSPSDLFDVTPGTATRTVSAAPPESIGPGEIAGLRLFVEETAGALKSSPEALEYLARRFGVGPDLAEDLELGFCTPGDRPQKWLSRGFTRHPRVTVPLAGVDGVVRGLQGRDIGGACPARWVSLANVDGRTWAKYGLLSAGAGYDTVLITEGPGDGLTAVAVGYDAVVVRGAGLARNTSLVAELAAGLRDRDVVIAGDRDRAGAGFTDSLAEALVRAGVMVRRLAIPQDGWDLTDWREDDPTAFPAALHRAVRAAEPVDLTEPEPPTPAAPAVTEDSDDLPMLRGSAREAFDATDVGLAVRLRDWIRAQGGGVRYASGLGFLTWDGTMWVPGQDQVRRALHRMGAEMIAEGGDAERRLALKALTNRHITGILAELPSVPGVPLSADELDADPELLSVANGTVNLRTGALQPHDPADLITKRLAVAYRPEAECHRWEQFLTEVFPHHPELPAYVQRLIGYGITGLTSEQVFVIHHGGGKNGKTVYTSTLNYVFRGITESAEFATFEKKPEAGQASPELARLRGYRLVLASESEKYARLVEPLIKQLTGDGNKVTVRFLHQNSFTYAPQYLLQVETNYKPAILSQDYGIWRRVKLIPWEAVFDGAAQDRGLQGRLRAEAEGILAWAVRGAVAWFTDGLTEPASIATSTQDYRESEDRLAEFIAACLTTEDGARIAPMQLRRAYGDWAEDARLSRKETLSGWALGVEMESRGFRKRRVGGKWGFDGIREKTDAERRAAEQQPVAPSGAADIFGQGRAEAA; via the coding sequence GTGCAACTGTCGGATCTGCTGGACCGGCTGACCGGCGTGACGGAGGACCATGACGGTTACCTAGCCTTGTGCCCTGCCCATGCGGACCGTCGGACGCCGTCGCTGAAGTTGACGTTGAAGGAGGACGGCCGGCTCCTGATCGTCTGCCGCGCAGGCTGCGAGAAGGACCGCGTCCTCCGCAAGCTCCACCTGTCGCCGTCGGATCTCTTCGACGTCACCCCCGGCACCGCAACCCGCACCGTCTCCGCCGCTCCGCCCGAGTCGATTGGACCGGGCGAGATTGCCGGACTCCGGCTATTCGTGGAGGAGACGGCAGGGGCGCTGAAGTCCTCGCCGGAGGCACTGGAGTACCTCGCCCGCCGTTTCGGCGTCGGACCGGACCTGGCGGAGGATCTCGAACTCGGCTTCTGCACGCCGGGGGATCGGCCGCAGAAGTGGCTGTCCCGGGGCTTCACTCGCCATCCGCGGGTCACTGTGCCACTGGCGGGAGTTGACGGCGTCGTGCGTGGGCTGCAAGGGCGGGACATCGGCGGCGCGTGCCCGGCGCGGTGGGTGTCGCTGGCGAACGTCGACGGGCGCACCTGGGCGAAGTACGGCCTGCTGTCCGCCGGCGCCGGCTACGACACGGTGCTGATCACGGAGGGTCCCGGGGACGGGCTGACGGCTGTGGCCGTCGGCTACGACGCGGTGGTCGTCCGCGGTGCCGGCCTCGCCCGGAACACCTCGCTCGTCGCCGAGCTGGCGGCCGGCCTCCGCGACCGTGACGTCGTGATCGCCGGTGACCGGGACCGAGCGGGCGCCGGCTTCACCGACTCACTGGCGGAAGCGCTCGTCCGGGCCGGTGTCATGGTGCGGCGCCTGGCCATTCCGCAGGACGGATGGGACTTGACCGACTGGCGCGAGGACGACCCGACCGCCTTCCCCGCTGCTCTACATCGTGCCGTTCGTGCCGCTGAACCCGTCGACCTGACGGAACCGGAGCCGCCGACACCCGCGGCGCCCGCCGTGACGGAAGACTCCGACGACCTTCCAATGCTCCGCGGCAGCGCTCGCGAAGCTTTCGACGCCACTGACGTCGGGCTCGCCGTCCGTCTCCGCGACTGGATTCGCGCACAGGGCGGGGGAGTGCGCTACGCGAGCGGGCTGGGGTTTCTGACGTGGGACGGAACGATGTGGGTGCCGGGGCAGGATCAGGTGCGCCGCGCGCTACACCGGATGGGCGCTGAGATGATTGCGGAGGGCGGTGACGCTGAGCGCAGGCTTGCGCTGAAGGCGCTGACGAACCGGCACATCACGGGGATTCTGGCCGAGCTGCCGAGCGTACCCGGGGTGCCGCTCAGCGCTGACGAGCTGGACGCAGATCCCGAGTTGCTGTCCGTCGCCAACGGAACGGTGAACCTCCGAACCGGAGCTCTGCAGCCGCATGATCCGGCCGACTTGATCACGAAGCGGCTTGCGGTGGCGTACCGGCCGGAGGCTGAGTGCCATCGGTGGGAGCAATTCCTCACGGAGGTGTTCCCCCACCACCCGGAGCTACCGGCGTACGTGCAGCGGCTGATCGGCTACGGCATCACGGGCTTGACCAGCGAACAGGTGTTCGTCATCCACCACGGTGGAGGGAAGAACGGGAAGACCGTCTACACGTCGACCCTGAACTACGTCTTCCGCGGCATCACCGAGTCCGCTGAGTTCGCCACCTTCGAGAAGAAACCGGAGGCCGGTCAGGCGTCGCCCGAGCTGGCCCGACTGCGCGGGTACCGGCTCGTCCTGGCGTCCGAGTCGGAGAAGTACGCGCGCCTGGTCGAGCCGCTGATCAAGCAGCTTACGGGCGACGGCAACAAGGTCACCGTCCGGTTCCTGCACCAGAACTCGTTCACCTACGCCCCTCAGTACCTGCTGCAGGTGGAGACCAACTACAAGCCGGCGATCCTGAGTCAGGACTACGGCATCTGGCGACGAGTGAAGCTCATCCCCTGGGAAGCTGTGTTCGACGGCGCTGCCCAGGATCGGGGTCTGCAAGGGAGGCTCCGCGCGGAGGCGGAGGGCATCCTCGCATGGGCCGTCCGCGGTGCCGTCGCATGGTTCACGGACGGGTTGACGGAGCCGGCGTCGATCGCCACGTCCACCCAGGACTACCGCGAGAGCGAGGACAGGCTGGCCGAGTTCATTGCGGCCTGCCTGACCACGGAAGACGGTGCGCGTATCGCGCCGATGCAGCTCCGTCGGGCCTACGGGGACTGGGCCGAGGACGCGCGCTTGAGCCGGAAGGAGACGCTGTCCGGCTGGGCCCTCGGAGTCGAGATGGAGTCGCGCGGCTTCAGGAAGCGCCGAGTTGGCGGCAAGTGGGGCTTTGACGGCATCCGGGAGAAGACCGACGCAGAGCGCCGCGCAGCAGAGCAGCAGCCCGTCGCGCCGTCCGGCGCCGCGGACATCTTCGGGCAGGGACGGGCGGAGGCAGCGTGA
- a CDS encoding DNA polymerase, giving the protein MDLFRSWVQRQVSAGRRVAVDTETTGLDTYRPGYRLRTVQLGDALTAWVLRVEVSADLLAAARWALQALPSIEIHNAPFDLLVLDKHAALPLEQLGPKVLDTRILAHLYDPRQPQEGGAGLGLKPLSAQLVDPSAPDTQEDLTAIFRSLGLTKAAGWAGIPTDHPTYLLYAGLDVILLSRLRPRLEQRLADAGVRQGLVAFEHRVMLIVARMERKGMRVDQDYVRHLVNRLEEEAAHHAARAAKYGVTSVNATAQVSAALVGMGETLTERTAGGAYKVDKAILLDLADLDTQWKPRGTRTPNPLADAVLRSKRAGKWRTSYALQLRDGLDAEGRAHCKINSLQARTARMSISNPPLQQLPSGDWTIRRALMADPGHRIISVDYSAVEMRVLAALADETTMKRAIHEGRDLHDFTAELIWGPNFTKNHRKMGKGVGFGKVYGGGAQTLSRQTGAPLAEVQAAIAAYDRVYPGIKRYSRQVQRDARAHGHVVWTPSGRRLPLDRDRVYAATNYAVQSTARDVLCQALLDLDDAGLTDYLLLPVHDELVAQAPEDIAEEVARTIGQHMAMDFFGVALDTDPEVGGRSWGGLYMKDANTMTREDEWYAAHPDVAQRRALSLAA; this is encoded by the coding sequence TTGGACCTCTTCCGCTCCTGGGTGCAGCGCCAGGTATCCGCTGGCCGCCGCGTTGCGGTCGATACGGAGACTACGGGCCTGGACACTTACCGCCCGGGCTACCGCCTCCGTACCGTCCAGCTCGGCGACGCGCTGACGGCATGGGTACTGCGCGTGGAGGTGTCCGCGGACCTGCTGGCGGCAGCACGGTGGGCGCTGCAGGCGCTGCCGTCGATCGAGATTCACAACGCCCCCTTTGACCTTCTGGTTCTGGACAAGCATGCTGCGCTCCCGCTGGAGCAGCTAGGGCCGAAGGTCCTCGACACGCGCATCCTGGCCCACCTCTACGACCCGCGGCAGCCGCAGGAAGGCGGGGCCGGGTTGGGCCTCAAGCCGCTCTCTGCGCAGCTTGTGGACCCCAGCGCGCCGGACACACAGGAGGACCTGACGGCGATTTTCCGCAGCCTCGGGCTGACGAAGGCGGCCGGGTGGGCCGGGATTCCGACCGACCACCCGACGTACCTCCTGTACGCCGGCCTGGACGTGATCCTCCTGTCCCGCCTCCGGCCCCGGCTGGAGCAGCGACTCGCGGATGCCGGAGTGCGTCAGGGGCTCGTCGCCTTCGAGCACCGCGTGATGCTGATCGTGGCGCGGATGGAGCGCAAGGGGATGCGTGTCGACCAGGACTACGTGCGGCACCTTGTCAACCGGCTGGAGGAGGAGGCTGCGCACCACGCCGCCCGGGCCGCGAAGTACGGCGTTACGTCGGTCAACGCGACGGCTCAGGTGTCGGCGGCCTTGGTCGGCATGGGCGAGACGTTGACGGAGCGCACTGCCGGCGGCGCGTACAAGGTCGACAAGGCGATCTTGCTCGACCTGGCCGACCTCGACACACAGTGGAAGCCCCGCGGGACACGGACGCCGAATCCGCTCGCGGACGCGGTGCTGCGCTCGAAGAGGGCCGGCAAGTGGAGGACGTCGTACGCGCTGCAGCTCCGTGACGGGCTGGACGCCGAAGGTCGCGCACACTGCAAGATCAACAGCCTCCAGGCGCGCACGGCCCGCATGTCCATCTCGAACCCGCCCCTTCAGCAACTCCCGTCCGGTGACTGGACGATTCGCCGTGCACTGATGGCGGACCCCGGGCACCGCATCATCAGCGTGGACTACTCCGCGGTGGAGATGCGCGTCTTGGCCGCCCTGGCGGACGAGACGACGATGAAGCGCGCGATCCACGAAGGCCGGGACCTCCACGACTTCACTGCGGAGCTGATCTGGGGACCGAACTTCACCAAGAATCACCGCAAAATGGGCAAAGGGGTCGGCTTCGGCAAGGTCTATGGAGGTGGCGCGCAGACACTCTCGCGCCAAACTGGCGCTCCTCTGGCGGAAGTTCAAGCCGCCATTGCCGCCTACGACCGGGTCTATCCGGGGATCAAACGCTACTCGCGGCAGGTCCAGCGCGACGCTCGGGCGCACGGCCACGTGGTCTGGACGCCGTCCGGCCGACGGCTTCCGCTGGACCGTGACAGGGTCTACGCCGCAACGAACTACGCCGTGCAGAGCACCGCCCGCGACGTCCTCTGTCAGGCCCTGCTCGACCTGGACGACGCCGGCCTGACGGACTACCTCCTCCTGCCGGTGCACGACGAGCTGGTCGCCCAGGCGCCGGAGGACATCGCGGAGGAGGTGGCGCGCACCATCGGCCAGCACATGGCGATGGACTTCTTCGGCGTCGCGCTGGACACCGACCCTGAGGTCGGCGGTCGTAGCTGGGGAGGGTTGTACATGAAGGATGCCAACACGATGACCAGGGAGGACGAGTGGTACGCGGCGCACCCCGACGTGGCGCAGCGGCGCGCTCTCTCCTTGGCGGCGTGA
- a CDS encoding HNH endonuclease has translation MEVDHVVPVCRGGADRWPNLVPACPGCNGSKSSHSVSTFTSGALPQRQGA, from the coding sequence ATGGAGGTCGATCACGTCGTGCCTGTGTGCCGCGGGGGTGCAGATCGATGGCCGAACCTAGTGCCGGCGTGCCCGGGCTGTAACGGATCGAAGTCATCGCACTCAGTGAGCACCTTCACAAGTGGAGCGCTCCCACAGCGACAGGGGGCGTGA
- a CDS encoding DUF7169 domain-containing protein, translated as MDQADAIADVRSVRPPADPDNTGRRASTGPGRPTEDTALDEGRLAVATEIRTAVQYMRVAAAHIRGCRAALDRALSAWEGEPWTREQDAAAEDEGAGCYGAGSPDGADGDPAAA; from the coding sequence ATGGATCAGGCGGACGCAATCGCTGACGTCCGCTCTGTGCGCCCGCCGGCAGACCCCGACAACACTGGCCGGCGCGCGTCGACCGGCCCCGGACGACCCACCGAAGACACAGCCCTGGACGAGGGGCGGCTCGCCGTCGCCACCGAGATCCGAACGGCCGTGCAGTACATGCGAGTTGCCGCCGCGCACATCCGCGGATGTCGGGCAGCACTCGATCGAGCCCTCTCCGCATGGGAGGGAGAGCCCTGGACGAGGGAGCAGGATGCAGCAGCGGAGGACGAGGGAGCTGGCTGCTACGGGGCGGGTAGTCCTGACGGGGCCGATGGAGACCCTGCAGCAGCGTAG
- a CDS encoding sigma-70 family RNA polymerase sigma factor: protein MQQTEITDDMIQTAQAGDSGAMWLIIDAHDSLLRGIVNTVVGTARNVEEREDLMQEARCALISAVLAYDTASAAKLASWAYRLVHRSVLVAWLGMTTTVTVEPDLLITARRAITRAGGDMERAYASINAQRAGDGTRRIGGTVSRQRWDAVVAELTTPVVQWDAPAGGSGTSDGTALTLADTVPDTSADRSAERAEARALAEQALGSILPRRALVLRATYGIGMPEMTSSEIAGHLGHVTVNRVRTIRAEGLAQARTALGLDLAEAA, encoded by the coding sequence ATGCAGCAGACGGAGATCACGGACGACATGATCCAGACCGCGCAGGCTGGCGATTCGGGTGCCATGTGGCTGATCATCGACGCCCACGACTCGCTGCTGCGCGGCATCGTGAACACCGTCGTGGGCACGGCGCGGAACGTTGAAGAGCGCGAAGACCTCATGCAGGAAGCCCGGTGTGCGCTGATCTCGGCCGTGCTGGCCTACGACACCGCCAGCGCCGCGAAGCTCGCATCCTGGGCGTATCGTCTGGTGCACCGGAGCGTGCTGGTCGCGTGGCTCGGGATGACCACGACCGTCACGGTCGAGCCCGACCTCCTCATCACGGCGCGGCGCGCGATCACCCGGGCAGGCGGCGACATGGAGCGCGCGTACGCCTCCATCAACGCGCAGCGGGCCGGCGACGGTACGCGGCGAATCGGCGGCACCGTGAGCCGTCAGCGCTGGGACGCGGTGGTTGCGGAGCTGACGACCCCGGTCGTGCAGTGGGACGCCCCGGCAGGCGGCTCGGGCACGTCCGACGGCACCGCGCTCACGCTCGCGGACACCGTCCCCGACACGTCCGCGGACCGCTCTGCCGAGCGTGCGGAGGCTCGCGCGCTCGCCGAGCAGGCGCTCGGCAGCATCCTGCCGCGACGTGCGCTGGTGCTGCGCGCGACGTACGGGATCGGCATGCCGGAGATGACGTCGTCCGAGATCGCCGGTCACCTGGGCCACGTGACCGTGAACCGCGTGCGCACCATCCGCGCGGAGGGGCTGGCGCAGGCGCGTACGGCCCTAGGCCTCGACTTGGCCGAAGCTGCGTAA